In Campylobacter sp. RM16187, the DNA window CATCTTCTTTTAAAAACTCTTCAAAGCTACTTCCAATATGTTTATTCTTCATCCAAATCTCCTAAATTTATATTCTTAAGTCTTTCTATCGCCTTATCTATATCTTTTTGCGGTGTTTTTTGATCTTTCTTTATAAATCCATGAAGCAAAATCATATAATCTTTATAAATAGTAAAGATGACTCTAGCTATTTTGTCACTAGACAGATCGCTTCTCACCTCCCACAGTTTATATTTGCTGTTTAATTTTTTCACTAAAGGCATTCCTATAGGATAACCAAATTCAACTTCTTGTATATCCATACCAATTATTTTTCTATCTTCTTTATCAAGAGATAATAGCCACTCTTTAACTGGTTCATTGCCAAGAGAAGTTTTATAAAAATATACATCAACTATCTTTTGCAAGTAAATCTTTCTTATTTTTTATATAATTGTATCTAAAAAGATACAAAAAATCAAGATAAAAAACAATTTTTTAAGACAGGCAAAGAATAAGATATTTAACTAATTATAAAGCCCTAAAATACGGTATTTCATTAAACATAAAAAACCTATCATTTTTTTTTCATATCATTTAAAGCCCTAAACTTAGGGATTTAACTTATTTTTATAATTTTACCTTTTGAAAACCGATTGAAAAATTTGTGAAATTTAACAAAAACTTTTCCGATTTTTTCCATTTTATTTCTAAAGATTTCAAATTTTATGTCATTTTATTCCGAAAAAAAGTGAGTCAAAAGTGAGTCACTAACGATTTTTTCGTAAGCTTAAAGTGCCTAAAATACGGTGTTTAATGCAATCCGGTTCTGATTCAGCATCCGGAGCCATCTATGCCCGAAAATCCCTTTTAAACCCCGATTTTACCGATATTTCAAGAGCTTTAAGTTTTCTTACTTTTATAAAATTTGTTCCCTATTTGTTCCCGAATTTTTTAATATTCCAATTTCCTACCAAGCTTTCTAAGTTAATCTAAGATACCTTATTTTTGTTTTTAAAAACAGGAAAACAATTTTTTACTCTCGACTACTCTAAAATACTCTAAAGAACCATAGAGTATTAAAAATTTTTCAAAAACTACCCAAAAACCATTCAAAATACTAAAAGTAAATGAAAAGTTGCTGTAATTAGTTATGTAAGAACTAAGCAGAAGGAGAAAAATAATATGCTTAATGAACTATATAACGACGTAGGATACAAAACGCTTCTTGAGCACATATCTAGCCAATATAAAGGAAAGGTGGTTTTAGACAGAAAGCAAACCGCAGCGGTTCTTGGCATCGGTGTATCCACTCTTGATCTTCGTATATCGCAGGGCAGGGATATTCCACGTTATATCAAAATGGGAGATGCAAAGAATTCTCGCATAGCATTTGCGATAACTGATATTGCAGCTTATATTTTTCAAAAAAGGGTTAAAACATGCTCTTAATTTCTATAGTAGATAATAAAGAAAAGGATCAAAAATGAGTAATGCTCTTCAAATAGGCGGACACAGCCTGGTTCTTTGTGTAAGAAGCGAATTCTTGACGCTCAAAAAGGCTATTATAAGGTATGAGCACAATGTTAGAGAGGTCAAACACGCCTCTAAGATTGGATATCTTAGAGGTAACAGCCGAAATAATAGATACATAGTGCTTAGCGAATATAACGATAACGGCAATATGCGAGAGATGCCTAGTAGCGATAGGGAATTTAACGACAGAAAGTATATAAAAGCGCTCTTGAAAAAATACCACGAAAAAATGAAAGCCGATTACGAAGCCCAATCAAAAACATATAAAAACGGCAAGGTGGTAAAGAATCGTTGGCGAGAAAATATGGTCGGGTTTTCCGAAATAGTCATAAGTTTCGGTACCGATCGGAATAAAGAACCCAAAGAAGGACTAAATAAAACCGAAGTAAATTTTATCAACGCCCAAGTTTCGCTTGACAGAGTCCTTAGATTTGCGAGATCATACTGTGCAAAATACGGTGTAAAGTGTTTATTGATTAGCGAGCACAACGACGAAAAGACTAAACATTATCAGCTTATTTTTACGAATTATCTCTTTAAAGAACATAGAAATTTAAGATTCGACGGAAAAGGAAATACGAGTAAATTCGGCAGAAGCATGCAAGAAATGGGAGGGGCGGCGTTTGAGGGTATAGCATTGCGCGGCGAGCCTGGTAGCAAGATGAGGCACAAAAATATAAAACAAATGCACAAAACCGAAAAAGAGTATAGTACTGAGCAAGAGTTTAAAAATAAAATTAGACAATCTATAATCGATGAAGCAAGGAAGCATATAAAAAAGAAAGAGTCTATGTTTGGCAAAGATTATTTTAGACTGGAAATCGGGGACGATAAGGCTTTTGTAGCGAGTCTTACGAATTTAGTATTAGAAAAAATGCAAGATAATATAAACATAATTGCCGACAAAGAACTAAAACAAAGGGTTTACGAGCTAACGAATCAGCTAATAAACAAGGGTGAGATAATTGCAAAAAATAACGAGCTGGATCAATCCAACGAAAATCTAATCCAAGAGAATAAAAAGCTAAAAGAGATTAACGCGAACCTAAACAATCAAGACAATATTATAAAAGATAGGAATTTGCGAATAAGCGAGCTTTCGTTGCAACTAATTAAAGAAGAAGATAAAAATATCAAACTACAAAATCAAATAACGGCTTTTGAGACCGACAAAGCCCAAATAGACCAACTGAAACAAAAAGCAAATCAAAAAGACGCCCTGCAAAGCAAGCTTGAAAAAGCCAACGAAGAGCTAAAAAACAAAGAAGGAGTAAACCGATACTTAAAAGAAAGAAACGAGGAACTAGAAGCATCGCAAAGAAACGAAGAAGCTTTGAAAGAAGACAATGACAACAAACAAAACGAGATCGTTAAGCTACAAACTTCTATAAATAGCAAAGATCAAAGAATATCCGAGCTGGAAGAAGAAGTAAAAGTTAAAGACGAAACGATAGAAAATTTACAGGATAAGTTATCTATATTAGAAAGTTTTAAAACAAAGGTTATTAATTTTATCTCAAAAATAAGCAATCTAATACCGAATTTTAGTAAGCTACTAAATGACGAACCAAGTGAGGTAAAGAATGAGATAAAAGGCAAGATATATAGTAGGGGTGGGATGGAGATGTAATATACGGGGTTTATTTAATTTTGACTAAATTTTTGGATATAATCTCGTATTTTCTAAACTTCTCATAATTTTTATTATAGGGAAGTTTTTAAAGGTAGCAAAATGACCGAAGAAGACGTAAAGCTAAAATTTATAACACCCGCCATCGAACAAGCCGGCTGGGACAAGATGAGTCAAATTTCTATGGAGTATCAAATAACCGATGGCAGAATAAATTTGATAAACAACGTCGCAAAAAGGGATAAGGTCGGTATTAAAAAAGCCGATTATGTCCTAAGTTATCAGTTAAATTTGCCGCTTGCCATCGTAGAAGCGAAAGATGATAGTCACGGTGTTAGGCACGGATTGGAACAAGCCAAAATATACGCACAAATGCTTGATGCTCCATTTGCATATAGCTCAAATGGCAGTGGCTTTATAGAATTTGATTTTTTGTCCGGCTCTCAGCGTGAGTTAGCTCTAAATGAATTTCCAACTCCATATGAGCTTTGGCAACGATTTTTGGAATATAAACATTTTTCATCAAGAGCTTTTAAAATCATACAGGAGCCATATTTTTATGACCAAGGTGCCAAAAAGCCAAGATATTATCAGCAAGTAGCCATAAATAGAGCCATTGAAGCCGTTGCTAACGGCAAAAAGCGATTGATGCTAGTTATGGCGACAGGTACTGGTAAAACCTATGTAGCTTTTCAGATTATTCATAGGCTATATCGCGCTGGCGCAAAAAAGAAAATTTTATTTTTAGCAGACAGAAATATCTTGGTTGATCAAAGTGAAGCCGGCGATTTTAAACCATTTAGCAACAAAATGACCAAGATAAAAGACAAACTACTTGATAGTTCGTATGAAATTTATCTATCGCTTTATCAACAGCTAGTAGATGAAGACGGTAATGAGCCGTTTCGTGAATTTAGCCCAGATTTTTTTGATTTAATCATTATAGATGAGTGCCACCGAGGATCTGCTAAAGAGGACTCACAATGGCGCAAAATTTTAGACTATTTTAAATCAGCTACCCATATCGGTCTTACGGCCACGCCTAAAGAGGATAATGAAATATCAAATAGTTCATATTTTGG includes these proteins:
- a CDS encoding type II toxin-antitoxin system RelE/ParE family toxin, with protein sequence MQKIVDVYFYKTSLGNEPVKEWLLSLDKEDRKIIGMDIQEVEFGYPIGMPLVKKLNSKYKLWEVRSDLSSDKIARVIFTIYKDYMILLHGFIKKDQKTPQKDIDKAIERLKNINLGDLDEE
- a CDS encoding helix-turn-helix transcriptional regulator; translation: MLNELYNDVGYKTLLEHISSQYKGKVVLDRKQTAAVLGIGVSTLDLRISQGRDIPRYIKMGDAKNSRIAFAITDIAAYIFQKRVKTCS